A DNA window from Micromonospora inyonensis contains the following coding sequences:
- a CDS encoding HAD family hydrolase has protein sequence MLFDMDGTLVDSEKLWNVALYELAVEYGGTLSEAARLAIVGTSMDVSMEILHADLAQPWRDPRASAAWIDNRIVELFRTGLRWRPGASDLLRAVRDAGLPTALVTSSGRRLVEIALDTLGRDSFDVVVCGDEVEATKPHPEPYLTAARLLGVPIDRCVAIEDSPAGVASALAAGAVVLAVPVEVPVEVVDGVHLRESLDGVDLAVLAALLRSGPPTR, from the coding sequence GTGCTCTTCGACATGGACGGCACCCTCGTCGACAGTGAGAAACTCTGGAACGTCGCGCTCTACGAGCTGGCCGTCGAGTACGGTGGCACGCTCTCCGAGGCGGCCCGGCTCGCCATCGTGGGGACCAGCATGGACGTCTCGATGGAGATCCTGCACGCCGACCTGGCGCAACCGTGGCGTGACCCGCGGGCCAGCGCGGCGTGGATCGACAACCGGATCGTGGAGTTGTTCCGCACCGGCCTGCGGTGGCGTCCCGGTGCGTCCGACCTGCTTCGCGCGGTCCGCGACGCGGGCCTGCCGACCGCCCTGGTCACCTCCAGTGGCCGGCGGCTGGTGGAGATCGCCCTGGACACCCTCGGGCGGGACAGTTTCGACGTGGTGGTCTGTGGCGACGAGGTGGAGGCGACGAAGCCGCACCCCGAGCCGTATCTGACGGCGGCGCGGCTGCTCGGCGTGCCGATCGACCGGTGCGTGGCGATCGAGGACTCGCCGGCCGGGGTGGCCAGCGCGTTGGCCGCCGGGGCGGTGGTGCTGGCGGTGCCGGTCGAGGTGCCGGTCGAGGTGGTCGACGGGGTGCACCTGCGGGAGAGCCTCGACGGCGTGGACCTGGCGGTGCTGGCGGCCCTGCTCCGCTCCGGTCCACCCACCCGGTAG